Proteins from a genomic interval of Desulfovibrio piger:
- the aspA gene encoding aspartate ammonia-lyase, giving the protein MSRLEHDFLGELTIDDSVYYGVQTLRAMNNFHISGTPLSQFPEMIWALACVKKACALANMELQVLPRDIGIAICAACDRILAGNMLDQFPVDCIQGGAGTSTNMNANEVIANLALEIMGHPKGAYTYCHPNNHVNCSQSTNDVYPTALRLALFRLLDYLVEHMIPLQKGFAAKSVEFSHIVKMGRTQLQDAVPMTLGQEFGSYATTIGEDIQRIHEAQKLLLEVNLGATAIGTGINSPQGYAQLVVARLAEISDIPVRLSTNLVEATWDTGAYVQTSGVLKRTAVKISKICNDLRLLSSGPRTGFHEINLPRMQPGSSIMPGKVNPVIPEVVNQVAFDIIGKDVTITLAAEAGQLELNVMEPIIAFTLFTGIRRLARAFSTLQERCVAGITANADRCRQLVENSIGIVTALNTRLGYETSASIAKEALESGRSVMDLVLEKQLLTREELDELLLPENMIHPFLK; this is encoded by the coding sequence ATGAGTCGGCTGGAGCATGATTTTCTGGGTGAATTGACCATAGATGATTCGGTTTACTATGGCGTGCAGACCTTGCGGGCCATGAACAATTTCCATATCTCCGGAACGCCGCTTTCCCAGTTTCCGGAAATGATCTGGGCCCTGGCCTGCGTCAAAAAAGCCTGTGCCCTGGCCAATATGGAACTGCAGGTACTGCCCCGGGATATCGGCATCGCCATTTGTGCCGCCTGTGACCGTATCCTGGCCGGGAACATGCTCGACCAGTTCCCTGTGGACTGCATCCAGGGCGGGGCGGGGACGTCCACGAACATGAATGCCAACGAGGTCATCGCCAATCTGGCGCTGGAGATCATGGGGCATCCCAAGGGGGCCTATACCTATTGCCACCCCAACAACCACGTCAATTGCTCGCAGTCGACCAACGACGTCTATCCCACGGCCTTGCGGCTGGCCCTTTTCCGGCTGCTGGATTACCTTGTGGAGCATATGATCCCTCTGCAGAAGGGCTTTGCGGCCAAGAGCGTGGAGTTCTCCCATATCGTCAAGATGGGACGCACACAGCTCCAGGATGCTGTGCCCATGACCCTGGGGCAGGAATTCGGCAGCTATGCCACGACCATAGGGGAAGATATCCAGCGCATCCATGAGGCGCAGAAGTTGTTGCTGGAAGTCAATCTGGGGGCCACGGCCATCGGGACAGGCATCAATTCTCCCCAGGGCTATGCGCAGCTCGTGGTCGCGCGCCTGGCCGAGATCAGTGACATCCCCGTTCGGCTCTCCACCAATCTGGTGGAAGCGACGTGGGATACCGGCGCCTATGTGCAGACATCCGGCGTCCTGAAGAGGACAGCTGTAAAAATATCAAAGATTTGCAATGACTTGCGTTTGCTGTCTTCCGGACCGCGTACGGGCTTCCATGAGATAAATCTGCCGCGGATGCAGCCGGGATCATCCATCATGCCGGGCAAGGTCAACCCCGTGATCCCCGAGGTTGTCAATCAGGTCGCTTTCGACATCATCGGCAAGGACGTGACCATCACCCTGGCCGCCGAGGCCGGGCAGCTGGAGCTGAACGTGATGGAACCCATCATCGCTTTCACGCTTTTTACGGGGATCCGCAGGCTGGCCCGGGCCTTCAGTACCCTGCAGGAACGCTGTGTTGCAGGGATCACGGCCAATGCTGACCGCTGCCGGCAGCTGGTGGAGAACAGCATCGGGATCGTTACGGCGCTGAATACCCGCCTTGGGTATGAAACCTCAGCGAGCATCGCCAAGGAAGCCCTGGAAAGCGGGCGTTCCGTCATGGATCTTGTTCTTGAAAAGCAGCTGCTTACCCGGGAAGAACTGGATGAACTGCTGCTCCCGGAAAATATGATCCATCCATTTTTAAAGTGA
- a CDS encoding IS5 family transposase (programmed frameshift) — translation MSKAEMLTDDQWSVLEPLFQKERTGAGRPQIHSDREVLNGVLWVLRTGAAWADLPDRFPSSATCYRRFSKWVKDGRLRKILESLARHLEDNGLINLEECFIDGTFVVAKKGAQKLGKTKRGKGTKLMVIADASGLPIAVYTDSANPHEVRLVQATINEIVTLGRPRRIIGDRAYDSDPLDEALASQGIELIAPHRKNRKKPATQDGRLLRRYKRRWKIERLFAWLNKFKKAITRWERCVERFTALVHLAFSMILLRRVIKIAH, via the exons AGGCGCAGGACGTCCACAAATTCATTCTGACAGAGAAGTTTTAAATGGCGTCCTCTGGGTCTTGCGTACAGGCGCGGCATGGGCGGACTTACCGGACAGGTTTCCATCTTCCGCAACTTGCTATCGGAGATTCAGCAAATGGGTAAAAGATGGAAGGCTTCGAAAAATTCTGGAGTCTCTGGCCCGGCATCTTGAAGATAATGGCCTGATAAATCTGGAAGAATGCTTCATTGACGGCACATTCGTTGTCGCAAAAAAAGGGGCCCAAAAGT TGGGAAAGACCAAGCGGGGCAAAGGTACGAAGCTCATGGTTATTGCTGACGCTTCTGGTTTACCTATCGCCGTGTACACGGATTCTGCTAACCCTCATGAAGTCAGACTTGTCCAGGCTACAATCAATGAAATTGTCACGTTGGGACGACCCCGAAGAATTATTGGGGATCGTGCCTATGACAGCGATCCGCTTGATGAAGCCCTTGCTTCTCAGGGAATTGAACTCATCGCGCCGCACCGCAAGAATCGTAAAAAGCCGGCGACGCAAGACGGACGGCTCTTGCGCCGTTACAAAAGAAGATGGAAAATTGAACGCCTTTTTGCGTGGCTTAACAAATTTAAAAAGGCAATAACTCGTTGGGAAAGGTGCGTTGAACGTTTTACGGCTCTTGTCCACCTTGCTTTTTCTATGATTTTGTTGAGAAGAGTTATAAAAATTGCCCATTAA
- a CDS encoding sodium-dependent transporter, producing the protein MASATRDHFSSRLGVLAATLGSAVGLGNIWKFPSLVGQNGGASFLVVYLLASLCIGLPLMISDLSLGRAGRSNVISIFQKLAPRTGWWLIGLSAIISCLLILGFYSDVAGWVFAYIFKSATGAVSSTDPAVAQASFSSLLNDGPVSLFWQWLVLLLTGGIIMRGASAGIEKVTRILMPVLFLLLVGVCIRSLTLPGASEGLRFLFMPQWERVDASVIMMAMGLAFFKMSLGMGCMLTYGSYFKEDVNIPLMATRVMICDLLVSLLAGIAIFPAVFSFGFQPAEGPALLFLTIPAVFASMPGGTFFATLFFILSAIASTGAILSLLEVPVAWLSERFSLPRTKAVPILLAGLVLLGLPATLSTGPALQDVKLFGLTFFDLYDALSSTILMPLSGIVTSLFVGYFWKKEHMLAALGGGMPARLVRILCRTVTPVLITLVLLHGLGII; encoded by the coding sequence ATGGCTTCTGCCACTCGAGATCATTTTTCTTCACGGCTGGGTGTCCTGGCGGCAACGCTGGGCTCTGCCGTCGGGCTCGGTAATATCTGGAAGTTTCCCTCACTGGTTGGCCAGAACGGCGGTGCATCGTTCCTTGTGGTCTATCTGCTGGCATCGCTCTGCATCGGGCTGCCGCTGATGATATCGGACCTCAGCCTCGGCCGGGCCGGACGCAGCAACGTCATCAGCATTTTCCAGAAGCTGGCCCCCCGCACCGGCTGGTGGCTGATAGGCCTTTCAGCCATCATCAGCTGCCTGCTGATCCTGGGCTTCTATTCCGACGTGGCAGGCTGGGTCTTTGCCTATATCTTCAAATCCGCCACGGGCGCCGTCTCGTCCACGGATCCGGCCGTGGCCCAGGCCAGTTTTTCCTCTTTGCTGAATGATGGGCCCGTGTCCCTGTTCTGGCAATGGCTCGTCCTGCTGCTGACGGGGGGCATCATCATGCGCGGCGCCTCGGCCGGTATCGAAAAAGTGACGCGTATCCTGATGCCTGTCCTTTTCCTGCTGCTGGTGGGGGTCTGCATCCGCAGTCTGACCCTGCCGGGGGCCTCCGAAGGCTTGCGCTTTCTGTTCATGCCCCAGTGGGAACGGGTTGACGCTTCCGTCATCATGATGGCCATGGGGCTGGCCTTTTTTAAAATGTCCCTCGGCATGGGCTGCATGCTGACTTACGGCAGCTACTTCAAGGAAGACGTCAATATCCCGCTCATGGCCACCCGCGTCATGATCTGCGACCTGCTGGTCTCCCTGCTGGCCGGCATCGCCATCTTCCCCGCTGTGTTCAGCTTCGGCTTCCAGCCCGCGGAAGGGCCTGCCCTGCTCTTCCTGACCATACCCGCCGTCTTCGCTTCCATGCCGGGCGGGACCTTTTTTGCAACGCTCTTTTTCATCCTGTCTGCCATCGCCTCCACCGGAGCCATCCTTTCCTTGCTGGAAGTCCCGGTGGCCTGGCTCTCCGAACGCTTTTCCCTGCCGCGGACCAAGGCGGTGCCCATCCTGCTGGCCGGGCTCGTCCTGCTGGGCCTTCCGGCGACCCTTTCCACCGGTCCTGCATTGCAGGATGTGAAGCTGTTCGGCCTGACGTTCTTCGACCTGTACGATGCGTTATCGTCCACCATTTTGATGCCGCTGAGCGGCATCGTGACGAGCCTGTTCGTGGGCTATTTCTGGAAAAAAGAGCATATGCTCGCGGCTCTGGGGGGCGGTATGCCGGCCAGACTGGTACGTATCCTGTGCCGCACGGTGACGCCTGTGCTCATCACCCTGGTGCTGCTGCATGGTTTGGGCATCATCTAG